The sequence below is a genomic window from Candidatus Acetothermia bacterium.
CCTCGGCATCCGCGGGTCCGGCAAATCCAACACCGCCGGGGTCATCTTCGAGGAGCTCCTCACCGCCCACTACCCGATGTCCATCGTGGACATCGACGGGGAGTACTTCGGCCTCAAGGAGAAGTACGAGGTGCTCGTGGTGGGGTCTGGGGAGAACGTGGACGTGGAGCTGGATATGGCCGCCGCGGGCGAGGTCGCCGACCTCTCCCTCCACGAGGGCGTCCCGGTGATCTTGGACGTGTCGGACATGCTCGCCGACGAGCGAGAGCGGTTCCTGCTCGAGTACCTCACCCGTATCTGGGCCCTGGCCGGCAAGCTCAGAAAGCCGTACATGATCGGGATCGAGGAGTGCCACGAGTTCATCCCCCAAGGGGTGCGCACCGACCTCAAGGAGGTCATCGCCCGCATCGCCCTCCGCGGCCGGAAGCGGGGCCTGGGGGCGGTGGTCATCTCCCAGCGCTCGGCCAAGGTGGAGAAGGACGTCCTCACCCAGGCCGGGATGCTGTTCCTCCACCGGGTGGTGCACGAGGCGGACATGCGCGTGTACGGGGAGCTTCTCCCATGGCGCCGGCTGGAGGCCAAGGAGACGGTGTCCCAACTTGGGGTGGGGGAGTGCATCTTCATGTCCGGGTCCACGGCCCGCAAGGTCAAGATCCGGGTGCGGCACACGTTCCACGGTGGGTATACGCCGTCGTTCCGGGCGGTGGAGTCGCCGAAGCTCCGGCAGGTACGGAGTCGGATCTTAGACGCGCTCGCCCGCGCTCGGAACGTGGCCCCGCCGGTCGCGGTGGGGCCCCAACCGTCGCCGCGCGAGGATCCGCGTGCCAGGCCGGTCGACCCGCCCCCGGCGCCGGCCCTGATCGCGGACGACCCGGACCCTCCCGCCCCGGACGCGGACTTGCCCGGCCCGGTCCTCCTGCGGGTGGACCGGCTCCTCCGGCGCCTGCGGCGGCTTCCCCCGGTGAAAAGGCGGCTGGTCGCGTTCCTGGTGGAGCGGGAGCCGAACACCTACACCACGAGCGAGCTCGCGTCCTGGATCGATTGTGCCGAGGCGGCTCTGCTGGCCGAGCCGCCCACCGAGCTCGTGGACCTGGGCCTGATCGTGCAGGAGCGGTTCGCCCGCGGCCTGGCTTATCGGGCGGCCTTGCGGCAGTACGTGGCCGAGGCGTTCGCCGGGTTCGCCGCCGAGCTCGGGCCGGAGGGGACCCGCCGCCTGATCGCCCATCTCCGCCACCGGCTGGCCGGCATTTCCACAGCTGAACGTAATCTAGTTCACATCCCTTGACGGCCCGCCTCCCGACGTGGTAGGATTCACGCGTTGGAAGGGGGAGAACGTATCATGAAGGTCCACATCGTCGAGCGCTACGTTTCCGATTCCGATGCCCTGGAAAACTACGTTGAGAAGAAGGTAGAGACCTTGTCTCGCTACTTCGACAAGATTTTGAAGCTCGACGTGATCATGGAGGTGGAGGGGGCCGCCCATCGGGTGCAGATGATGGGGTACCTCGTAAACCGCAAGGTGGTCAAGGCGGCGGTGGAGACGAACGACATGTACGCCTCGGTCGACCAGGCGGTGGACAAGCTGCAGCGGCAGCTGGTGCGGTACAAGGAGCGGCTGCGGGTGCCGCGGAAGACCGGGCGGCCCGAGCCGACCTCCCCCCGCACCGCGCCTACCGGGCCGCGCATCGTGGTCGTGGACGACTACCCGCGCAAGCCGATGACCCCTGAGGAAGCGGTCCTGGAGCTGGATCGCAGCGACCGCGAGTTCCTCGTGTTCTTCCACGCCGTGGACGATGGGCCGGCGGTCATGTTCCGCCTGGAAGATGGGAAATATGGGCTCATCTTGCCGCGTCGCTAGGAACGGAGGCGGATGATCCGCGCCCTTGCCCTGTATTCCGGTAGCCCCGCGAGCGCCCTCGCGGTGAAGCTGGCGGAACGGGCCGGGGGTCTCGATATCCGCCTCGTGTACTTTCGGTCCCCGTTCTTCCGAGGCGAGGACCGGATCGGGTTGAGCGCGCAGCGGCTTTTTCCTTGTCACCCGTTCCGCTCGGCCACCCTCAAGCGCGACTACCTCCGGTTGTCGTTGGGCGGTCACGGGCTGCCCTTCCCCTGTGGATCCTGTCGGCGTGTGCTTCTCAGCAAGGCGGCCCGGCTGGCCCGAAGGCTGCGGGCGGAGG
It includes:
- a CDS encoding DUF87 domain-containing protein, with the protein product MDALNLGPGLALPLADVVGQCVAILGIRGSGKSNTAGVIFEELLTAHYPMSIVDIDGEYFGLKEKYEVLVVGSGENVDVELDMAAAGEVADLSLHEGVPVILDVSDMLADERERFLLEYLTRIWALAGKLRKPYMIGIEECHEFIPQGVRTDLKEVIARIALRGRKRGLGAVVISQRSAKVEKDVLTQAGMLFLHRVVHEADMRVYGELLPWRRLEAKETVSQLGVGECIFMSGSTARKVKIRVRHTFHGGYTPSFRAVESPKLRQVRSRILDALARARNVAPPVAVGPQPSPREDPRARPVDPPPAPALIADDPDPPAPDADLPGPVLLRVDRLLRRLRRLPPVKRRLVAFLVEREPNTYTTSELASWIDCAEAALLAEPPTELVDLGLIVQERFARGLAYRAALRQYVAEAFAGFAAELGPEGTRRLIAHLRHRLAGISTAERNLVHIP
- the raiA gene encoding ribosome-associated translation inhibitor RaiA, translating into MKVHIVERYVSDSDALENYVEKKVETLSRYFDKILKLDVIMEVEGAAHRVQMMGYLVNRKVVKAAVETNDMYASVDQAVDKLQRQLVRYKERLRVPRKTGRPEPTSPRTAPTGPRIVVVDDYPRKPMTPEEAVLELDRSDREFLVFFHAVDDGPAVMFRLEDGKYGLILPRR